The genomic region AAAGGGCTTTAAGCAGAAGCAGGTCTATACATGGTAGGTTCTAGGTATGCCTTGGAGGGGCACAAAAAAATTAGCGCAATGATTTTCATCATTGCGCTATTCTTTAGCTCGTTTTATGGGGCTTTTTTTATTTCCCTTCTATTTTGCGGCTTCCATATTCGCGGTCGCGCGCGAAGGTACTCATGTGTCTTTCTTTTTTTGCCGGGTAGATATCATCGAGGATAATCATGATTCCGGTTTCTTCTACCTCGCCGAATTCGTTGTTTCGGGCCGTGCCGAATACGCGCATCGTTGGCGACAGGTTCATATAGGTATTGATCAATGGAGGGATGTTCTCTCCAAGTTCTCTAACTTTGGTATTCAACACTTTATAACCAGCTTTATAGTCTAAGCCGTCGAAGATGCCTTCGTGTTTAGAGATATCTGTTTTGTAGCCTAGGTAGAGCTCGTCTACAGGTTTTACCAAGTTGTCCTTATCGGGGAAGTAGTAGTTCATGAAGTAGATCAACAAATCACGTGCTTCCTCATTATACTGCGGATACATCGTTACTTTACCGAAAAGGTATTTCACATCGGGGTTCATCAATACGACTGCACCTAATCCGTCCCATAAGTTGTCAAGGGAAAAAATCCCCTTACGGTTATCGATGGCAGGCTGATATTTAGGTTGCACCCAAGAGCGCCCTAATTCTAAGGTATAAGGCAAGTAATCTTTTAT from Sphingobacterium sp. BN32 harbors:
- a CDS encoding GNAT family N-acetyltransferase, with amino-acid sequence MQEIIEPVDRALIKAELTKEAFVRYTNNGNNEVYLVNYHNSPNIMREIGRLREITFRGAGGGTGLPLDIDENDTCEHNYDQLIAWNPDDEEIIAGYRVIKCADAIDKSGEFHLSTAHYFEFSDKFIKDYLPYTLELGRSWVQPKYQPAIDNRKGIFSLDNLWDGLGAVVLMNPDVKYLFGKVTMYPQYNEEARDLLIYFMNYYFPDKDNLVKPVDELYLGYKTDISKHEGIFDGLDYKAGYKVLNTKVRELGENIPPLINTYMNLSPTMRVFGTARNNEFGEVEETGIMIILDDIYPAKKERHMSTFARDREYGSRKIEGK